The segment TAACCTGTCAGATATGGGCTAATTAATGTCCCTGCAGAAAAAGGGAGTAATTTAAGCTACTTTAACTTGACAGAAATGTTTGACTAGTCAAATAGTTAAGGTACATAagcataatttgtttaatagtTTGCTTTcgattttttattcaaaaagttgCATCCTGACGTTAACATCTTAAATCATCATCGAAATGCGTTAAGAGTGTAATTGGAAGGTAGTATTAGTGATAATAAAATATGAGTAAACAATATTTTCTGCTGAGTTACTCCAGTTTTAATCATGTGAAATTTGTTTTCATCTCGTTTAATTTAagccaaaaataataaaagtggAGTAATCTATTACTCTACATTAAATGGAGAAGAAAAAATTGGGTTCTGATTTACTCTTACCTctctttttcatatttatttttcactaTTTTACTCCACTTAATACCATTCACAGCCTGAGTTGTGTACTTGTGttgcttaatttttttcttgtagactctgtaattaaaaaaatggtgAAAAGTACGTACGCATGGTTTGTTTACCATGGCTAGTTGAATGAGTTGTTTTCGGGAAACCCAGGCTGTTTTGAAAACGCAAGTAAAGAAAACATGTGGAATATTATTAGACCCAAAGCTGTCTACTCTTGGTCCCGATTTCAATAATATTTATCGTAAGATACACTTTTCTTCCCGTCCCTCTTTGCTCCTTTCTCGCCAAACACTCACAAATCATATTTTCACGAAAAAGTTAATGTTTTCGTTTTGAAAAAACTCTTATAATTGTCGACCACTAATTCATCATATAATTCGAGAGACAAGACCCAGCTTAGATCTTAGACGTTAGTATACAATTTTGAAATAATGTCGCTCCTTTTCAACATCAACCCAtataacaaaagaaataataataataaaatgttcTAGAAATTTCCATCTTAGACACAAAATATTCAAACTCGTTTATTCATGAAGGTTTGTTTAATGGCTTCGTTTATAATTTAAGGCACGATGTTCGAATAGGAATACTTGAATCACTCGTCAAGAATATTCTTTCTGTTGGATCCTCGTCGTTTGACTAAATATATATAGGCGTAGGTATAATTCCAGAGAGTTATTTTGCATTTCGCGGAAGCTTTACTCTAAAGGCAACTAGTTTAGAAATAGTAATCTACTATTACAAATTTTCTTATGGTTGCCTTCCTACTATAACAGTTTCATTTGCGTAAATATACTTTCAATTGTAGACCaataaacacacaaacacaTGTATGGATACAAATTattgtcctctctctctctcacgtgaCGGTTGATTACGTTAATTGTTAACAACgtctttgttttcttgttttctttataACCATAATGAGTGATTCATATTAGTATGTGAAGCTTCAAGTCATTCTGATGGAAATGTGGAacctacaaagaaaaaaaacgacGATCTCTAGCCATTTGGATCAACGAATCACAACTAGTGTTGAGCaatcaagaaattaaaacaaaactaaacaaGTGAAATTTAAGTAAAAAGCTCATCCATATATTAAGGAGAAGAGAACTTgaccagcaaaaaaaaaaaagtatgaagGAATAACGCCAGTCTTATTAATAACATCTTTGTATAAAACCAAAATGTGTTGTGTATATATACATGCGTACTAGACGATAGACACCTCTTATTTGTGAAAACCAGACTTGTaacctattaaaaaataattgtttcttAAAACACATTATATTGGTAAAAAAGTCATAAATAGAAAGACTGAAAAGGGAAGTTAGTAAGCAGAAAAACTGGTTAAAACTTATTAAAGTATCCTAGCATAATTAAACTATGATCATTTGAACTTTAATACTTCGGTAACAATATTTGATTATAGTTTTTTTGTATTATCACGGCTCTACAAcctttacttttttaaaaagttcaGTTATGCATAACATGTGTGAAAGAGTTAAGAGTTAAATATTAGTTCCATTTTTTCGTGTGAAGCCGAGCAAATTAGCATATTGTatgaatttataattaattaactcAATAATCCAGTTCATTCTCTTGCCTTCatcatttccatttttcccatttagttttattttggcAGGACTCACTATATATAAGCAGTTCACTtgtctctccctctctctagATCACTATCTCTCCTTTTAGCTCATTCACCACAAACTcacaatcaaataaaaaatagagacCGGCCTCCATCTGAGTCAGAAGAAGCTCTATATCTCCTCCTCTCCATCTTTCTTTCTTCCCGCAAAAGCAGACATGGACGAGAAGTGGAAGCTGTCCAAAAAGGATGCATCAGCTGCATCGTGCTCATCTTCTAGTTCCTCTAAATCTAAGTTCTCTAGAAGCTACTCAACAAGCGCTTCCTCCACAAAGGCTCCTGCCTTCGTACGAAGCTCATCTACTAAATGCTCAGTGCCTTCCTCCATCTCCAGGAGCTCCTCAAAGAAAGAGAAAGGATCATCATCGTCTTCCATTACCCAAAAGTACAGTAGCTTGGCCAAAGAACAAAAGGGAAGGTTTTACATCATGAGAAGGTGTGTGGCTATGCTTGTATGTTGGCATAAACATGATTCTTAGCTTAGATCTCATGCATttatattctttttgttttctactATTAGATCAGTTTGATTCTCTACTCTAGGTTGCTACAAGTTTCTATACTAGTACATTGTAAGAAAGAGATTCTTTTGATAATATATTATaactattattaataattttgataaGACAGAGTCATGAATACAGatgtataaataatttaaagtgGGTCGtctgatggaaaaaaaaaattaaacatcgAACATATAGAAAAAGGTGAAAGTTTATGCCACAATCTGGAGGGTCATGTGTCGAGACGTACAATTATTTTGATAGGATTAAATCGAATAGTCACTTTCAAAATGTctggaaaataattaaataataaccaATGATAATTTACTTGGTCAAAGATCTGAGGTTGTTTTCTGGTCAACAGATCTGAGTATTTTTCACATAGTTCTTTACTAATTTTACTTGGCTCCATATGACCTTTTGCAGCTCTTTTTATGGCCGTGATTAGACTTCAAACAATACTTTTAAAAGAACGACAATGGGATTCTATCTAATTAATGCATAGTTATCCTGATGGGGTGATTAAGTGGTCAATAAAGTTGATGCTATcagattatagattttttttttttttttttttttttttttttttttttttggtgtaaatgttaagatttataccACTTTTTTAAGAGTTTACAATGTTGTGACAAGCATAACTTATTCAAGAAAAGATAAAAGGAGCAGGAGAGAGAGCAATAACAAGAGAGTATCATTAACTAAAAGGGGACAAGAACCAAAAGTATAGCTCAAGCAAAGAAGGGGGAGGGGCAGTCACGGTAGGTCGAGAGAGAGACAGCAGCCTATCCCTCATTGCACGATCCACCACCCGGAAGAATCCTTCTGAAGACAAAGACGCGCCTGTGAAGATGCGGGCATTCCGCTCACGCCATAAGTTGTAAATGATGACTTGATTCAGGAGCTTCAGGACGACAACCGCTCGAGATGCATGAGGGCCTTGGAGGTTCTGGCAAACGTCAGCAATGGCCTCAAGCGTAGCCGGAGGAGACGCCAGGTACCTGCCACAAAAACGAGTCCAAGCAGCAACCGCAAAAGGACAGTGAAAGAACAAATGGCTAATAGACTCATTGGCTACAGAGCAAAGAACACAACCTGGTTGCACATTTAATCCCCAGGAAATTAAACGATCACGAGTAGGAAGCCTTCCAAGGAAAGCTGTCCAAGAGATAAACGAACATCGGGGAATCTCCTCCTTGAACCAAACCACTGAGTGCCACGGAACAGGTGGAATAGGAGTACGAATCCTCTCCCAAGTTACCCGTGAGGAGAAAGAGGGGCCAAAGCCACCAGATTGGTTTCTCCACAAGTAAGTATCACTACCATTTACTGGTAAGGGAACCGGCGTTGTCGATAGTATTATCTGCAAAGTCTCAGCAAATTCTGATCGAGCCGGAGGTATATTCCAATGATTATTGCTTACTGCTTGAGACACAGTGGCACTTAGGGGAATCCTTAGAGACCGAGGTCCCGACGATCCGAAGAGGAGCTTAAGTGGACCCAGCTCTGTCCAAAAGTCATACCAGAACAAGGCTTTGCTACCATCTCGAACACTGCAACGTAGAAAAGTCTGAAGTTGATCCTTCAGCCGAAGCATGCTTCTTACAGTGCTCGAAAATCTAGGCGAGTCATTCATGAGCCACAGACTCCTGCCATTGAACCTATTACTTGTTAACCATGGAACCCATAAAGACCCGGAACCATAGAAAAATAGCCAAAGTCTTTTCAACCTAAAAACCATTTCGAACTCTTCAAGATGTCTCAGACCAAGCCCACCCTCCTTCTTGGGCCGACAGATATGCATCCATGAGACCCTTGCACCTGCTGCTGAGGTTGTACTGTTTTTCCAGAGGAAACCAGAGCAAATGG is part of the Brassica rapa cultivar Chiifu-401-42 chromosome A09, CAAS_Brap_v3.01, whole genome shotgun sequence genome and harbors:
- the LOC103843453 gene encoding covalently-linked cell wall protein 14, with the protein product MDEKWKLSKKDASAASCSSSSSSKSKFSRSYSTSASSTKAPAFVRSSSTKCSVPSSISRSSSKKEKGSSSSSITQKYSSLAKEQKGRFYIMRRCVAMLVCWHKHDS